In Amycolatopsis sp. EV170708-02-1, the following are encoded in one genomic region:
- the dapF gene encoding diaminopimelate epimerase, whose translation MGGIEFLKGHGTQNDFVLLPDPDGRLELTEARVAALCDRQRGLGADGVLRVVRSAALGVESEGEWFMDYRNADGSIAEMCGNGVRVFVRHLVDSGLVSERDFVIGTRAGDRPVRMHADGSVTVQMGPATITGTSVTVVAGKPFSGVAVNVGNPHLVSVVDDDVDVLDLRDQPDFDSDVFPDGVNLEFINLLGEDALKMRVHERGVGETRSCGTGTVAAVAAALHLAGTDTGEATVDIPGGRVVVEVRRGGSTLTGPAEIVARGELDETWWAGLG comes from the coding sequence ATGGGCGGCATCGAATTCCTCAAGGGACACGGCACACAGAACGATTTCGTGCTGCTTCCCGACCCCGACGGCCGCCTCGAGCTGACCGAAGCGCGGGTGGCCGCGTTGTGCGACCGTCAGCGTGGTCTCGGTGCCGACGGTGTGCTTCGTGTCGTGCGCTCGGCCGCCTTGGGGGTCGAGTCCGAGGGCGAATGGTTCATGGACTACCGCAACGCCGACGGGTCCATCGCGGAGATGTGCGGCAACGGTGTCCGCGTCTTCGTCCGCCACCTCGTCGATTCCGGGCTCGTGTCCGAGCGCGACTTCGTCATCGGCACCCGCGCCGGTGACCGGCCGGTGCGGATGCACGCGGACGGTTCGGTGACCGTGCAGATGGGACCGGCGACGATCACCGGCACCTCGGTCACCGTGGTCGCGGGCAAGCCGTTCTCCGGGGTCGCGGTGAACGTCGGCAATCCGCACCTGGTGTCGGTCGTCGACGACGACGTCGACGTGCTCGATCTGCGCGACCAGCCCGACTTCGACTCCGACGTGTTCCCCGACGGCGTGAACCTCGAGTTCATCAACCTGCTGGGCGAAGACGCGCTGAAGATGCGCGTCCACGAACGCGGCGTCGGCGAGACGCGGTCCTGCGGCACCGGCACGGTCGCCGCGGTCGCCGCCGCCCTGCACCTCGCGGGCACCGACACCGGTGAGGCGACCGTCGACATCCCCGGCGGCCGCGTGGTGGTCGAGGTCCGCCGAGGCGGATCCACGCTGACCGGGCCGGCGGAGATCGTCGCGCGCGGCGAACTCGACGAAACCTGGTGGGCCGGGCTCGGTTAG
- a CDS encoding class III extradiol dioxygenase subunit B-like domain-containing protein has protein sequence MIRRVAMLPQPPLLIPELAAGAADECAELREACLAAARRLTSASPDWVVIGAAAGAPEVPEHASGSFRGFGVDLGVSLSRVTAPETELPLPALVAGWLREQGGASSVRVHLVDPATPADQCEQFARAVGDHPAVLVLGDGSSRHGPRSPGGEDARAEGFDAGVRDALAKADTEALAALDPALAAELGAGGRVPWQVLAGLAADGDWTAEVLYSAAPFGVGYHVAVWEHA, from the coding sequence GTGATCCGCCGTGTCGCCATGCTCCCGCAGCCCCCGTTGCTCATCCCCGAACTCGCCGCCGGAGCGGCGGACGAGTGCGCCGAGCTGCGCGAAGCCTGCCTCGCCGCGGCGAGGCGCCTGACCAGTGCTTCGCCGGACTGGGTCGTCATCGGCGCGGCCGCCGGCGCGCCCGAAGTGCCGGAACACGCGAGCGGCTCTTTCCGCGGTTTCGGCGTCGACCTCGGAGTCTCACTCAGCCGGGTGACGGCGCCCGAAACCGAGCTGCCGTTGCCCGCGCTCGTCGCCGGCTGGCTTCGTGAACAGGGCGGCGCGTCGTCCGTCCGGGTCCACCTCGTGGATCCCGCCACTCCCGCCGACCAGTGCGAACAGTTCGCCCGTGCGGTGGGGGACCACCCCGCGGTGCTCGTTCTCGGCGACGGTTCGAGCAGGCACGGGCCCCGTTCCCCCGGGGGTGAGGACGCGCGCGCGGAGGGTTTCGACGCCGGGGTCCGCGACGCACTGGCCAAGGCCGACACGGAGGCGCTGGCCGCGCTCGACCCCGCCTTGGCCGCCGAACTCGGGGCCGGGGGCCGCGTGCCCTGGCAGGTCCTCGCCGGTCTGGCGGCGGACGGGGACTGGACGGCCGAGGTCCTCTACTCGGCCGCGCCGTTCGGCGTCGGCTACCACGTCGCGGTCTGGGAACACGCGTGA
- a CDS encoding transcriptional regulator encodes MPTPRRAATEAEIAAMASGIRLRIIRLTYSEALTNKELAERLDRDPATTLHHVRKLVDTGFLEALPPRRGTRGAKEIPYRSTGLSWHLDSRDRGIDQAIFEAYLAEIAEVGFDEVQQTRLVVQVPDEQIAEFETRLMELVDDFISRPADPEAKRTAIYLSKYPSR; translated from the coding sequence GTGCCCACTCCACGACGCGCCGCCACCGAGGCCGAGATCGCCGCGATGGCCTCCGGAATAAGGCTGCGCATCATCCGGTTGACCTACTCCGAGGCGCTGACCAACAAGGAACTCGCCGAACGGCTCGATCGTGACCCGGCGACGACGCTGCACCATGTGCGCAAGCTCGTCGACACAGGGTTCCTCGAAGCGCTCCCGCCGCGACGCGGCACGCGCGGTGCGAAAGAAATTCCGTATCGCTCGACCGGGTTGTCGTGGCATCTTGATTCCCGCGACAGGGGGATCGATCAGGCGATCTTCGAGGCTTATCTGGCCGAGATCGCCGAGGTGGGATTCGACGAGGTGCAGCAGACGCGCCTGGTCGTCCAGGTACCGGACGAGCAGATCGCCGAGTTCGAAACACGGCTGATGGAGCTCGTCGACGACTTCATCTCCCGGCCGGCCGACCCGGAAGCGAAACGCACGGCCATCTACCTGTCGAAGTATCCCAGCAGGTAA
- the miaA gene encoding tRNA (adenosine(37)-N6)-dimethylallyltransferase MiaA, which produces MIRPVAVVGPTATGKTALAVELALTLGGEVVNADALQLYRGMDIGTAKATVEERRGVPHHLLDVLDVTETASVAAYQRDARQRIEELLAAGRVPILAGGSGLYVQAVLDDLKFPGTDPDVRARLTAEADEIGVAAMHARLTELDPVAATAILPTNSRRIVRALEVIEITGEPFSANLPKPGPARYDTVLIGIDREPAELDVRVDRRVELMFEAGLVDEVRTLLGRGLRDGLTASRALGYHQVIAAIDGDGDFQAASAATAQATRRFVRRQRSWFRRDKRIRWFDGGSERLAARVLEAVAQ; this is translated from the coding sequence GTGATCCGGCCGGTCGCGGTCGTCGGGCCCACGGCGACCGGGAAGACCGCGCTGGCGGTCGAACTCGCCCTCACCCTCGGGGGTGAGGTGGTCAACGCCGACGCGCTGCAGCTCTACCGCGGGATGGACATCGGGACGGCCAAGGCGACCGTCGAGGAGCGGCGAGGCGTTCCGCATCACCTGCTGGACGTCCTCGACGTCACCGAGACGGCGTCCGTCGCCGCGTACCAGCGCGACGCACGTCAACGCATCGAAGAACTCCTCGCCGCCGGCCGCGTGCCGATCCTCGCCGGCGGGTCGGGGCTGTACGTCCAAGCCGTGCTCGACGACCTCAAGTTCCCGGGCACCGATCCGGACGTGCGTGCCCGGCTGACCGCCGAAGCCGACGAAATCGGGGTCGCCGCGATGCACGCCCGGCTCACGGAACTGGACCCCGTCGCCGCCACGGCCATCCTGCCGACCAACAGCCGCCGGATCGTGCGCGCGCTGGAGGTCATCGAGATCACCGGCGAACCGTTCTCGGCGAACCTGCCGAAACCGGGACCCGCGCGCTACGACACCGTCCTGATCGGCATCGACCGCGAACCGGCGGAACTCGACGTCCGCGTCGATCGCCGGGTGGAGCTCATGTTCGAGGCCGGACTGGTCGACGAGGTCCGGACGTTGCTGGGCCGGGGACTCCGTGACGGGCTCACCGCGTCGAGGGCACTGGGCTACCACCAGGTGATCGCCGCCATCGACGGCGACGGCGACTTCCAGGCCGCCTCGGCGGCCACCGCGCAGGCCACCCGGAGGTTCGTGCGGAGACAACGTTCCTGGTTCCGGCGGGACAAGCGCATCCGCTGGTTCGACGGCGGTTCGGAGCGGCTGGCCGCACGCGTCCTCGAAGCGGTGGCCCAGTAA
- the hflX gene encoding GTPase HflX encodes MTELTHNDLNDDMDPSTGELELEDRASLRRVAGLSTELADVTEVEYRQLRLERVVLVGVWTEGSALQSEASLAELARLAETAGSEVLEGLVQRRIRPDPATYIGSGKVKELRDIVAATGADTVICDGELSPGQLRQLEEKVKVKVIDRTALILDIFAQHARSKEGKAQVELAQLQYLIPRLRGWGAALSRQAGGRAGGANGGVGLRGPGETKLETDRRRINKRVAKLRREIAAMDTIRETKRGRRVANEVPSVAIVGYTNAGKSSLLNALTGAGVLVEDALFATLDPTTRRAQTPDGRTYTLTDTVGFVRHLPHQLVDAFRSTLEEAASADLLVHVVDGADPTPEEQVNAVREVLAEITKRRSEPLPPELLVINKADAADEVSLARLRHQLAGSVQVSARTGTGITELAEVIAERLPRPEVVVEVLIPYSRGELVSRAHADGEVLEEEHVETGTRLVVRGRPELAAALSDFQTDGSAL; translated from the coding sequence ATGACGGAACTGACACACAACGATCTGAACGACGACATGGACCCATCGACCGGCGAACTGGAGCTCGAGGACCGCGCCTCGCTCCGCCGGGTAGCGGGCCTGTCCACCGAACTCGCGGATGTCACCGAGGTCGAATACCGGCAGTTGCGCCTGGAGCGCGTCGTTCTGGTCGGTGTGTGGACCGAGGGCAGCGCCCTCCAGTCCGAGGCCTCGCTCGCCGAGCTCGCGCGACTGGCCGAAACGGCCGGCTCCGAGGTGCTGGAAGGCCTGGTGCAGCGGCGGATCCGCCCGGATCCCGCCACCTACATCGGCTCGGGCAAGGTCAAGGAGCTGCGGGACATCGTGGCGGCCACCGGTGCCGACACGGTGATCTGCGACGGTGAGCTTTCGCCCGGTCAGCTGCGCCAGCTGGAGGAGAAGGTCAAGGTGAAGGTCATCGACCGCACCGCCCTGATCCTCGACATCTTCGCGCAGCACGCCCGCTCCAAGGAGGGCAAGGCACAGGTCGAGCTGGCCCAGCTTCAGTACCTGATCCCGCGGCTTCGCGGGTGGGGTGCGGCGCTGTCCCGGCAGGCCGGTGGCCGGGCCGGTGGCGCCAACGGTGGTGTGGGTCTGCGTGGTCCCGGTGAGACGAAGCTCGAAACCGACCGCCGCCGGATTAACAAGCGCGTGGCCAAGCTGCGCCGCGAGATCGCCGCGATGGACACCATCCGCGAGACCAAACGCGGTCGCCGGGTGGCCAACGAGGTGCCGAGCGTCGCGATCGTCGGTTACACCAACGCCGGCAAGTCGAGCCTGCTCAACGCGCTGACCGGCGCCGGGGTGCTGGTCGAGGACGCGCTGTTCGCCACGCTGGATCCGACGACCCGGCGGGCGCAGACCCCCGACGGCCGCACCTACACGCTGACCGACACCGTCGGTTTCGTCCGGCACCTGCCGCACCAGCTGGTGGACGCGTTCCGGTCGACGCTGGAGGAGGCGGCGAGCGCCGACCTGCTCGTGCACGTCGTCGACGGGGCCGACCCGACGCCGGAGGAGCAGGTCAACGCGGTGCGCGAAGTGCTCGCCGAGATCACGAAGCGCCGTTCCGAGCCGCTCCCGCCGGAGCTGCTGGTGATCAACAAGGCCGACGCCGCCGACGAGGTGTCGCTGGCCCGGTTGCGGCACCAGCTGGCCGGTTCGGTGCAGGTGTCGGCGCGGACCGGCACCGGCATCACGGAGCTGGCCGAGGTGATCGCGGAGCGGCTGCCGAGGCCGGAGGTCGTGGTCGAGGTGCTGATCCCGTACTCGCGAGGCGAACTCGTCTCCCGCGCCCACGCCGACGGCGAGGTGCTGGAGGAAGAGCACGTCGAGACCGGTACGCGGCTGGTCGTCCGCGGCAGGCCGGAGCTGGCCGCGGCGCTGAGCGACTTCCAGACGGACGGCTCGGCCCTGTAG
- a CDS encoding DUF349 domain-containing protein: MAQENTSTGTPAPHPVPHALGGGHPAPPVPPAEPSPSAWGRVDEEGTVYVTTPDGERAVGVWQAGSPDEGLLHYARRFDDLRTEVELLETRLESGAGDPKHALATATQLRDGLAEAAVVGDIAALNGRIEQVIAHAEKALASAKQEREEARAAAVVRKQALADEAEKLAAESTQWKAAGDRLRAILDEWKTVKGVDRKTDDELWKRFSKAREAFNRRRGSHFAELDKQRAGAKHRKEELIAEAESLSESSDWGETAGRYKDLMTEWKAAGRAPKDSDEALWQRFRAAQDKFFARRSAVFSERDAEFATNAQQKEELLVEAEKIDPASNLEAAKQHMRRIQDQWDEIGKVPRERIRELDGRLKAVQDAIKSAEDSKWRRTDPEAQARAAQFRERVEQFESQAAKARAAGDERRAKKADEQAAQWREWLEAAEAAIADR; the protein is encoded by the coding sequence ATGGCCCAGGAGAACACGTCCACCGGTACCCCGGCACCGCACCCGGTACCGCACGCGCTCGGTGGCGGGCATCCCGCACCCCCCGTGCCGCCCGCCGAGCCCAGCCCGTCCGCTTGGGGCAGGGTCGACGAAGAAGGAACGGTCTACGTGACCACACCCGACGGCGAGCGCGCGGTCGGTGTCTGGCAGGCCGGGAGCCCGGACGAGGGTCTGCTCCACTACGCGCGCCGCTTCGACGACCTGCGCACCGAGGTCGAGCTGCTGGAGACGCGGCTGGAGTCCGGCGCGGGCGACCCGAAGCACGCGCTGGCGACGGCCACGCAGCTGCGTGACGGCCTCGCCGAAGCCGCCGTCGTCGGCGACATCGCCGCGCTGAACGGCCGCATCGAGCAGGTCATCGCCCACGCCGAGAAGGCGCTGGCCTCGGCCAAGCAGGAGCGTGAGGAAGCCCGCGCGGCCGCCGTCGTCCGCAAGCAGGCCCTCGCCGACGAGGCCGAGAAGCTCGCCGCCGAGTCGACCCAGTGGAAGGCGGCCGGCGACCGGCTGCGCGCGATCCTGGACGAGTGGAAGACCGTCAAGGGTGTCGACCGCAAGACCGACGACGAACTGTGGAAGCGGTTCTCCAAGGCCCGTGAGGCGTTCAACCGCCGCCGCGGCTCGCATTTCGCCGAGCTCGACAAGCAGCGCGCGGGCGCCAAGCACCGCAAGGAAGAGCTGATCGCCGAGGCCGAATCGCTCTCGGAGTCGTCGGACTGGGGCGAGACGGCGGGTCGCTACAAGGACCTGATGACCGAGTGGAAGGCCGCCGGCCGGGCCCCCAAGGACAGCGACGAGGCGCTCTGGCAGCGGTTCCGCGCCGCGCAGGACAAGTTCTTCGCCCGGCGGTCCGCGGTGTTCTCCGAGCGGGACGCCGAGTTCGCGACCAACGCGCAGCAGAAGGAAGAACTCCTCGTCGAGGCCGAGAAGATCGATCCCGCCTCGAACCTGGAGGCGGCGAAGCAGCACATGCGGCGCATCCAGGACCAGTGGGACGAGATCGGCAAGGTCCCGCGCGAGCGCATCCGCGAGCTGGACGGGCGGCTGAAGGCCGTGCAGGACGCGATCAAATCGGCCGAGGACAGCAAGTGGCGGCGCACCGACCCGGAGGCGCAGGCCAGGGCGGCCCAGTTCCGCGAGCGGGTCGAGCAGTTCGAGTCGCAGGCGGCCAAGGCCCGTGCGGCGGGCGACGAGCGGCGCGCGAAGAAGGCGGACGAGCAGGCCGCGCAGTGGCGTGAGTGGCTCGAGGCGGCGGAGGCGGCCATCGCGGACCGCTGA
- a CDS encoding MFS transporter, producing the protein MRRDSLFFHADFRRLWAGDTASQMGAFAGHTVIPLLAATVLAATPFQMGLLTAAETVAFLIIGLPAGVWVDRMRRRMLMLRADFVRAALLFTVPLAWWVGVLSLTQLIVVATLVGVATVFFDVAYQSYLPSLVGREHLLEGNAKLQASQSVAFLTGPGVGGGLVQLAGAANAVLMTGVGFLTSALCLLRIRTVEEVPEQHEDAKLLPQIAEGLRFVFTDAALRSIVACTATANLANGAFTTVQILFLNRELGLSPAIIGVVLATGGVGGIIGAILAGRITRRIGQARSIWFVPLLTWPFHLLLPLAAPGWRIVLFPAALAIAGFGIIVYNVAQVSYRQAVCPDRLLGRMNASVRFVVWGMLPLGGLIGGVLGEAIGIRGTLWFAAAGEAAAVLWVVFSPIRKLRDLPREPIAVG; encoded by the coding sequence GTGCGCAGAGACTCCCTCTTCTTCCACGCGGACTTCCGGCGGCTCTGGGCGGGTGACACGGCCAGCCAAATGGGGGCTTTCGCCGGTCACACGGTGATTCCCCTGCTCGCGGCCACCGTGCTGGCCGCGACGCCGTTCCAGATGGGACTGCTGACCGCGGCCGAGACCGTCGCGTTCCTGATCATCGGGCTGCCCGCCGGGGTGTGGGTCGACCGGATGCGGCGGCGGATGCTGATGCTGCGGGCCGACTTCGTCCGCGCGGCGTTGCTGTTCACCGTTCCGCTCGCCTGGTGGGTGGGGGTCCTGTCGCTGACGCAGCTGATCGTGGTCGCCACGCTCGTCGGCGTCGCGACGGTGTTCTTCGACGTCGCCTACCAGTCGTATCTGCCGTCGCTGGTCGGCCGGGAACACCTGCTCGAAGGCAACGCGAAACTCCAGGCGAGCCAGTCGGTCGCGTTCCTGACCGGACCGGGTGTCGGCGGCGGGCTCGTGCAGCTGGCGGGCGCGGCCAACGCCGTCCTGATGACCGGGGTGGGCTTCCTGACCTCCGCGCTCTGCCTGCTGCGGATCCGCACCGTCGAAGAAGTTCCCGAGCAGCATGAAGACGCGAAGCTGCTCCCCCAGATCGCCGAGGGACTGCGGTTCGTGTTCACCGACGCGGCTCTGCGCTCGATCGTCGCCTGCACCGCGACGGCCAACCTGGCCAACGGAGCCTTCACCACCGTGCAGATCCTGTTCCTGAACCGGGAACTCGGCCTGTCACCGGCGATCATCGGCGTCGTGCTGGCGACCGGTGGCGTGGGCGGGATCATCGGGGCGATCCTGGCCGGGCGCATCACCCGGCGGATCGGGCAAGCCCGCTCGATCTGGTTCGTCCCCTTGCTGACCTGGCCGTTCCACTTGCTGCTGCCGCTCGCCGCGCCGGGCTGGCGGATCGTGCTGTTCCCCGCGGCGCTGGCGATCGCGGGGTTCGGGATCATCGTCTACAACGTCGCGCAGGTGTCGTACCGGCAGGCCGTCTGCCCGGACCGGCTGCTCGGCCGCATGAACGCCAGCGTGCGCTTCGTGGTGTGGGGGATGCTGCCGCTGGGCGGGCTGATCGGCGGTGTGCTCGGCGAGGCGATCGGGATCCGGGGAACGCTGTGGTTCGCCGCGGCCGGAGAGGCGGCCGCGGTGTTGTGGGTGGTCTTCTCGCCGATCCGGAAACTGCGCGACCTGCCGCGCGAACCGATCGCGGTCGGCTAA
- a CDS encoding esterase-like activity of phytase family protein, protein MRGIVAATVVLAAFIGGAAPALAQEVPAPQPVCKNSDSRLSELSGLVSDGERLYALNDGGTKTQVFVLGRDCKVQKVVSAATDPYDPEDLARTADGTFWLSDTGDNRKKRDTVALISLTPQGKATLHRLTYPDGQHDVEALIMDRSGTPYLITKDPFGSSKVYRPTGPLASPGPTPLENVGSLQIKETSTPGGPVGSIGSMTVTGAASMADGSVVALRTYTDAYLYAVTDGDLKSALQREPVRVPLPNEKQGEAIAFDPDGTLLSGGEGVGEQIRAVKGAAALAVDAAKAEGSTSGGTSAAGGTGQGADFPYVQVGIAAIVVIGGLLLVGRLRKRRA, encoded by the coding sequence GTGCGGGGGATTGTCGCGGCGACGGTCGTGCTGGCGGCCTTCATCGGCGGGGCGGCTCCCGCCCTGGCGCAGGAGGTCCCGGCGCCGCAGCCGGTGTGCAAGAACAGCGACTCCCGGCTCAGCGAGCTTTCCGGGCTGGTTTCCGACGGCGAGCGTCTGTACGCCCTCAACGACGGCGGAACCAAGACGCAGGTCTTCGTCCTCGGCCGCGACTGCAAGGTCCAGAAGGTCGTCTCGGCCGCCACGGACCCGTACGACCCCGAGGACCTCGCCCGTACCGCGGACGGCACCTTCTGGCTTTCCGACACCGGCGACAACCGCAAGAAGCGGGACACGGTCGCGCTGATCTCGCTGACACCGCAGGGCAAAGCGACACTGCACCGGCTCACCTATCCCGACGGGCAGCACGACGTCGAAGCGCTGATCATGGACCGCTCGGGCACGCCGTACCTGATCACCAAGGACCCCTTCGGCAGCTCCAAGGTCTACCGGCCGACAGGACCGCTCGCCAGTCCCGGCCCGACTCCGCTGGAGAACGTGGGGTCTTTACAGATCAAGGAAACCTCGACTCCGGGCGGTCCCGTCGGATCCATCGGCTCGATGACCGTCACCGGCGCGGCCTCGATGGCCGACGGCTCGGTGGTCGCGTTGCGTACCTACACCGACGCCTACCTCTACGCCGTCACCGACGGAGACCTCAAGAGCGCGCTGCAGCGTGAACCCGTGCGCGTGCCCTTGCCGAACGAGAAACAGGGCGAGGCGATCGCCTTCGATCCGGACGGGACGCTGCTGTCCGGCGGGGAGGGCGTCGGCGAGCAGATCCGGGCGGTGAAGGGCGCGGCCGCACTCGCCGTGGACGCGGCGAAAGCCGAGGGCAGCACGTCGGGCGGGACCTCCGCGGCCGGTGGCACGGGCCAGGGGGCCGACTTCCCGTACGTGCAGGTCGGTATCGCCGCGATCGTCGTGATCGGCGGCCTTCTCCTGGTCGGCAGGCTGCGCAAGCGGCGCGCCTGA